From Malaya genurostris strain Urasoe2022 chromosome 2, Malgen_1.1, whole genome shotgun sequence:
gcactgaaaatgagtagtgaaaatcataaggcaaatcttatgatgcataaaaaatccccaaaatcacaatttcaaaagattaatatgagaaaaatACCTCTATTGTAATGTTTATGACTCTGCAATACACATCTCAACTATCACTATTATTTTTTTGCTTATGAATTATTGATGAATTTCAAGTATATGAGAGAGGTTACGTTTCTCATACAAATTTCGCATAATGTTCCTCaaaatttcgtttgaatttcataaggctttttattggaattcctatTTTCATGACGTCATAAGGCGAACTTATGATTCGCATACGATACCCTAAACATATTCCACCACACAAATAAAGCTGAACAAATGAGAGTGAAGCAACATAATGAACATTGCTTTGGTTGTTTTTTTATAGATTCGCCTACTCAGTGGAGAAAAACTTTGCATAGTTGTTtggaattattttaatgattcaaaaattaaccgatttgtgaaatttatccgatatttacaactgttgaatatttttttcaaattaatttatCTTCACCAGAACCCCAATTATGGATATttagaaactgaaactgaattttgcaaCGAAATTCGAAACCTGGGAATGACaccgaattcagttgcaaaattcaggctCGGCATCCAGGTCAAGGATTTAGTCCTAGAATTCTGAAAGTGAAATCATTTTCAGAGTCCAAGTTCTGAATTGAAAATGAACCTGAATGAAggtactgaaatcagttccaaagTCTAGCTTCCGAACCCAAAttctgaattcaattccagcatgcaggttctgaattctggaaatgaattctgaaacaaaatttaagaaatcaaatttgaaactaatttcaGGAGGTAAATtcggaaactgaattcaggaactaaaTTATGGTTCATAAGTCAGCTCCAAAATTCTGGTTCGTAGTTCAGATGCAAAATTTTGACTCCGGACTTAAGGGTCATCCGCCTCTTCGGGCAAGAAAAATTGCATTGTTAGGTATTGAACCCTTACGGGCTGCATTGAAGgattcgacttacccatcacgctatacccgtccccatgcCAGAATTTTGAATATGAATTCCTGAATCAGAATTCTTGATACATATTCCGAACCTAAATTAGGGCACTAcattcagttcaaaaatctagacaagaaaccagttccaaaaatctagttccaTAATCTACAATTAGGATTCAGCTCCAGAGTCTTAGCCTTAATTTtagaacctgtattctggaactaaattcttaatttgaaatttcctgAATGTCCTAAAATTCagttcagaatttatttccCGAATCCAATTGAAAAGATGTTTTCACACCACGCAGAAGGTCTTATTTTCCACTCAGAACGTCGTTGATGTTGGTGGAAGGCTCTCACCACGAGAAATATATTTTCTTCCAATTTAATTTCTTATGGTaacaattttcatttcagttCTGTGAATGTAACAACAACCATACAAGAACTagttaataaatttgtttctgaATTGCATATTCCTAAACGAATAGTTGAATCTCATTTAAATTCGATTTCTGATTTGATGTTTTTGgttcttttgaagaaaatttgaaCAAGCCATGGAAGTGATATCCAAAAGCGGTGGCAAATATTCGCTTATAACGGTTGCGCGCCTTTACCTGGATCACCTACTCAGTCTACAGCAGTACGATGAAGCCGCCATACTGTGCCAACGTGCCTTCAAAAACGATAAACAGCTGTGGGAGGAAGAGGTCTACAAATTTGTCAAAGTAAAGCAGCTCCGTTCGGTTAGCGAATGTATACCGCAATCGGACACGTGTAAACTGAATCCGCATGTGTACGAAATGGTTCTGTACGAGTATCTACAATTGGATCCGGAAGGGTTTTTGCGACTAATCAAGAAATGGCTGCCAGGGCTGTACAATACAAAGGCAGTGATTAATGCAATCAATGACCATTTCAATAAAAAGGATGCAAACGTGTTGCTGGAAGCGTTGGCGATACTGTATTCTCATGACAAGGACTACGATAGTGCGTTAACAATGTATCTAAAGTAGGTTACGCTATCTCTGAGAGGTAACTAGTGATTGACTATAACTTTTATTGATTTTAGGTTGCAGCATAAAGATGTCTTTGAACTGATTAAGAAGCATGATCTTTATATGGTAATTAAAGACACGATAGTGCAATTGATCGAATTAGATAGCGAAAAAGCAATAGCCATGTTATTGGAAAAGAACAAAATTCCCGTAGAAGTTGTTGTGAAAGAACTGGAAAGTAGAGAAGACTACCTGTACAAATATCTAGACGCATATGACAAAATTGATAGTTCCGGAAAATTTCATTGGAAACTGGTTCGTCTCTACGCGACGTATGAGCCCAGTAAACTACTTCCATTCCTGAAGCGCTCAAACAACTATCCTATTCAGGAGGCCTTCGATATCTGCAAGGAACTGTTGTTCTATCCGGAAATGGTCTACCTGCTTGGTAGAATGGGTAACACAAGGGAAGCGTTATCCATTATAATTCATAGACTGGATGACATACAAATGGCGATTGACTTTTGCAAAGAACACGACGATATGGACCTTTGGAATGATTTAATTAACGAGTCAGTCGACAAGCCGTATATCATGACAAAATTACTAGACGGTATTGCCGGATTCGTCAACCCTGAACTGTTGGTCAACAAAATCAAAAGGGGACAGGATATTCCGGGTTTGAAAAATTCCATCATCAAGATGTTGTGTGGGTTCAGTTTACAGGTTTCGATACAGGATGGGTGTAATCAGATTCTGGTATCGGATTATTTTGATATGCATGAGAGATTGTCAAAAGTTCAGCAGAAAGCGTTGGCCGTTACTAGTGAAAATCTTTGTGGTTTGTGTAGGCGAGATATTATCGTAAAAGGTTGCTTATTGCCTACATTCCATATTGCAGATTTTTCGAcacatattctttttttttgcagatcATCTAAGGGCAGACATAGTGGTGTTTAATTGTCGACATTTTTTCCACGAGAACTGTTTGCCAGATAAGTATAGTGTAGAATTTTGTACGGTTTGTAAGTCGCGAAAACCGTAGCAAGCTGCAAGCTTGCAGGTGTATATAAATCAGTAAAACTGTAGCAGTGTTAGTGTAAATCATTAGCCTACGAATATTTCAGCTGTTCACTCTTCTCTAGTGTTAAGTAAgtctatttatttttatatacaaccaataaaatatttctcatgaaCTTTCagccttttatttgattttccaCATTATTTTGTAAGCTGGAATCAAATTTGTTGAATGAATCAAACTACGAACAATAAAGATTCAAATCCAATTCCAATTGTAACAATTTCCCTTATTCTAACAGAACGACGtaataccaaagataaataataaagactgtgtatataaatatttttgaaaaatgtggttcgttcccggtaccttctgaaatcaCCGCACtcgccgcttggtggagcgcgagattaattgcattgttatcatttctcaaccaaagtgtgccataaaatcttaatatatacaaatgagctaccgaatcgaaagggttctcacggtttgacatttgcatataTGATGgtaactcagcagtgcaaccaatttatcaccattggtgccagtttcacggaggaccgtagaagTGCgctaaaaaaagatcgtgactgtcatttctggaaattcgtttgtggtaataccctcccgtggttgatgggcttgacggtattgcaaacatcatcagatacgattaattagcgttacaatttcATAAAGAAATGTGTTACAGCATTTAGCTTCactattgaattaaatgaataagatatggaacgacttgaataagatgttgattgcattacgctccaacatccggggttggagaggccggtagggcttaactgagctcttttctatctttcattttcatactaccggcccttattaccagtgtgaagtggaaattaagtgaagtgaacgtatcccaattgggtttcacacgataacagcagatgaacggtaaatcaagttaatctttgacgtttattggtggtttgtgtaccatagAATACAGTGGAATGAGATGTAATGTTGtttaatagaataaaataatatagactgaacatgtgagcaaaccactgatagccatcaaacgatgttcatccaattTATTTAGTAAGGATGTCTGATGGGTGAGTTTATTatgagtgaaatgtaagaggaagtgcatgcaataaaggccaccgttttagctcaggactaacgatagaccaatagtagagataaaagtagggtaacggtacccccatttatttcagctccagtagtcatctcatatacgggaACCATTAGTTGGAGTGAGATCTGATGTcactgttcgatagattgacttcaaaagtaagatgaaattaggagcattcgcttcaagttttcacgtcgctataacaacagtattgaacaatttccgaactactttttctgcggCAGTGCTTTACAAATCCGAAATGTTTTCGTGCATATGTATATGTGTAATTTGCATGTGTAAAAAATTACTaactcaatatttctttttcataTGAAATCAATGCACACTGAGAAAACTGGAAAACCGAACGAAGAGAAGATCTTAAACTTGGAAAAGAAGAATGATACATAATGCATTAATTAAAAGAAACGAATAAATAAGGaaggaaaaatacaaaaaaagatgagtatcaaaaaaaaattaccattaTTACATTACTATTAGAATTATTACCATTGCATTCTATACAGACCATTACAAAAACTGCTAAGACACACGAGCACACAATT
This genomic window contains:
- the LOC131429828 gene encoding vacuolar protein sorting-associated protein 41 homolog is translated as MMDSNDPESADSCSLTEEEVEPKLKYIRLSNDLKSILSEEAVSCIAVHSRFLCLGTHWGRIHMLDHQGNRVETLINLKQNPHILSVNKISVDSKGEHIATCSDDGMVIISGLYSDENNQKLNVGRGIKAVELDPSHHKSGSGRKFLIGDNRLVLYEKTFLKGLKSTVLSESEGVVSAIRWNGQFVAWASSLGVHVYDLNERCSLGLIKWEDPKEGKLTDFRCNLNWSNSTTLLIGWVDTIRICVIRKRNPVEVSTRNLPEYIVDPMSTFQTDFYVCGIAPLETHQLVVLGYSKERDIETNKALRPILCVLQYKAIDYIEICTDSLSMRGYQEYKCDDYHLECLIEENQYFIVSPKDVVVASLYETDDRVQWLIEHGKFEQAMEVISKSGGKYSLITVARLYLDHLLSLQQYDEAAILCQRAFKNDKQLWEEEVYKFVKVKQLRSVSECIPQSDTCKLNPHVYEMVLYEYLQLDPEGFLRLIKKWLPGLYNTKAVINAINDHFNKKDANVLLEALAILYSHDKDYDSALTMYLKLQHKDVFELIKKHDLYMVIKDTIVQLIELDSEKAIAMLLEKNKIPVEVVVKELESREDYLYKYLDAYDKIDSSGKFHWKLVRLYATYEPSKLLPFLKRSNNYPIQEAFDICKELLFYPEMVYLLGRMGNTREALSIIIHRLDDIQMAIDFCKEHDDMDLWNDLINESVDKPYIMTKLLDGIAGFVNPELLVNKIKRGQDIPGLKNSIIKMLCGFSLQVSIQDGCNQILVSDYFDMHERLSKVQQKALAVTSENLCGLCRRDIIVKDHLRADIVVFNCRHFFHENCLPDKYSVEFCTVCKSRKP